In one Betta splendens chromosome 14, fBetSpl5.4, whole genome shotgun sequence genomic region, the following are encoded:
- the LOC129602955 gene encoding syncytin-2-like: protein MGTLPQSDINYVCRHTIYVHLPPNWVGWCAPVYVSDGSYVITPQQTTSKGQLQKREIDLKESDRIWGSDVPMDKKLWTTGQKVALSLFPWVGDRLVLDLLTASQGGVCAIVGPKCCTYIPGDDQDAKVTQQALCDLQHISNVQAADVVKDKSWFGWFRSGTWTDIMIKIFGPILLILLVLMLIVLCVIPCLRAMIIRLVNQGLLRVCAVMHSQQIHYTPLKLDNCKVNLHDVDVMDAKL, encoded by the exons atggggaccctcccacagtctgatatcaactatgtttgtaggcacacaatctatgtgcatcttccacccaattgggtaggttggtgtgcccctgtttatgtttcagatggctcctacgtgataacaccacagcagacgacttccaagggacAGCTACAGAAGCGAGAGATtgatctgaaggaaagtgatcggatctggggatcagacgttcccatggacaagaagctctggactacaggccagaaagtggcactatccctatttccatgggtgggg GACCGCCTGGTGTTAGATCTGCTCACTGCAAGCcaaggtggagtgtgtgcaatagtgggccccaagtgctgcacatacattccaggagacgaccaagacgcaaaggtcacccaacaggcactctgtgacctacagcacatatccaatgtgcaggcggctgatgtagtgaaagacaaatcctggtttggttggtttaggtctggcacatggactgacattaTGATAaagatttttggaccgattctactgattcttttggttctgatgctgattgtgttgtgcgtaattccctgtttgagggccatgatcatcaggctggtgaatcaaggccttctcagggtgtgcgcagtcatgcactctcaacaaatacactatacacctttaaagcttgataactgtaaagtgaacctccacgatgtcgacgtaatggacgctaagctgtaa